In Paludibacter propionicigenes WB4, the genomic window AATTACACTTTCCTTGATAGATGCTTCGTATGCTGATAGTCTTTTTTCGGAAAAATCATTTTTAGTCAAAGCATCTGCTGCAGTTTTAGCCGCCAGCATACCGGAAGTTATGGCTAAATGCACTCCTTTTAAAGCAGGCATGGCTACCAATCCAGCGCTGTCACCTACAATTAATGCATTGTCAGTGTATAATTTAGGAATAGAGTAATAGCCGCCTTCGGGCAATGTTTTTGCACCGTATTCCACCAATTTTCCACCTTTCAGAAACTTGGCTATAAACGGGTTTGTTTTCCATACCTGAAAAGCACTGTGAGCATCGAAGGTCGGATCTTCGTATTCGAGTCCAACAACCAGACCAACAGCAACTTTGTTATCATTTAATCCGTACACAAATCCACCTCCGAATTCTTTCAGATTCAATGGGTAGCCCATGGTGTGATACACTTCACCCGGTTTGATATTTCCTTCGGGAACACTCCAGAGTTCTTTAATCCCTAACGAATATATCTGGCAGTTTTTGTCTTTCTCTAAATCATATTTTTTTATGAGCTTTTTAGCCAGACTGCCGCGTGTACCTTCGGCAAATACGGTGAGTTTTGCTTCAATGCGTGTTCCTGCCTGAAAATTTTCCTGCTTGTTGCCATGGTGATCCACTCCGGTATCAATGGTTTTGGCACCGATTACTTTTCCATGCTCGTACAGAATTTCATCAACTGCAAATCCGGTATAAATTTCAACACCTTTTTCTTCTGCTTTTTGCGCCAGAAACCGACAAATCTGTCCTAAAGAAGCGGTATAGTTCCCTGCGTTGTTCATGTAAGGCACATGTACCGGCAGTGTAAACGCACCATTCTCGCTTAATAATACCGTTGAATCCTTTGTTACTTTGGCATTAAACGGAATGTCGGAGAATTCTACATCCGGTAATAAATGCTTGAAAACTTCCGGTTTAATTACAGCGCCCGATAGAATATGGCTTCCGATAGAACTTCCTTTTTCTATAAGTAAAATTCTGCGCGCTAAGCCATTCTGCTTTAAGATGTCGGCTAAATGAATGGAAGTTGCCAAACCGGAAGGTCCGCCTCCAATAATTAAAATATCCGTTGAAACGGTATCAGCATTACTCATTATTTTCCTCCTTTTATAATTTTGATTATTCTATGAATTTAATTTAGTCTATATCGAAATGGAAAATTGAAACGTAATTATGTAAATAATAAGCTTTTCGTTGGATGAACTCATTATGTTTATCCGATAATTTTGTTAACTGGTAGTATTTTTGTTGATAGAGAAAGCTCTCATGCAACTTGTTTTCTATACACTTAAAGACCTAATTTTTGCTGGATAGGAAGCATGTGATGATTATGCCTTTTACCCGTGGTAAAATTATCGGATGTGTTTGGCTGATTTGTTGGAGAAATAATATTGTCTATTATTTCCTACAGAAGAGTCAATTTAGGGAGTTGCATTTACGGGGATGCAAATGTACCTCTCCCTACGGAGATTTTATGTGGGTGATCAGATTTCAAGTGATTCGAGGTTTTTATTGTTTTTCCATTTCAAGTGAAATGAAAGCTGAAAATTGTATATCAGAAACTGATAAATAATGCTATGATAGTAGCTTTTTTAAATTTCAATTTTGTTTTCAACGCTACAAAAATAAGGATTTATATTGGTCAGCATCCTTATTATATCAATTTTTATGCTTAAAAAACTTTAAATTTTGCACAAATGCAGTTGTCGTGTGCACGGAATCAGACTTCAGAGATTGATTTAATGAATAATTATATAAATTCCTGTGTTCGCACACGGAGCTGCTATCAATGTGTCTTTTTTGATTCCCTCGTTTATTTTCCGTACCTTTGTCCAAAATCGTATTTCGTCGTGTTTTAATGAAAAGTTTGTGAAAGAGAACGAATACGCTATTATTTTATGACATTTGATAAATTAGATCTTATAGAGCCGATCTTAAACGCTCTCTCTCACGAAGGTTATACTCAACCTACACCTATTCAGGAAATTTCAATTCCAATTGTACTTAAAGGACATGATTTATTAGGCTGTGCTC contains:
- a CDS encoding electron transfer flavoprotein-ubiquinone oxidoreductase, which codes for MSNADTVSTDILIIGGGPSGLATSIHLADILKQNGLARRILLIEKGSSIGSHILSGAVIKPEVFKHLLPDVEFSDIPFNAKVTKDSTVLLSENGAFTLPVHVPYMNNAGNYTASLGQICRFLAQKAEEKGVEIYTGFAVDEILYEHGKVIGAKTIDTGVDHHGNKQENFQAGTRIEAKLTVFAEGTRGSLAKKLIKKYDLEKDKNCQIYSLGIKELWSVPEGNIKPGEVYHTMGYPLNLKEFGGGFVYGLNDNKVAVGLVVGLEYEDPTFDAHSAFQVWKTNPFIAKFLKGGKLVEYGAKTLPEGGYYSIPKLYTDNALIVGDSAGLVAMPALKGVHLAITSGMLAAKTAADALTKNDFSEKRLSAYEASIKESVIYKDLYPVRNFRQGFSKGLIAGAFHFGTQLITGGAGFSGKLKSHPDKDATKTLAEFKGKPFKERFKGKLEFDKVLTFDKVTDVYFSGVNHDEQQVPHVKVNNPESFNAINIKQYGAPCQFFCSSEVYELHTDKNGHQELRIHAENCMHCKTCDIKTPGDGITWSVPNGGNGPDFQNM